The genomic segment GGGCAGCGAGTAGACGAAGTTGCTATTTTCCCTTTTTAAATAGTCGGCTTGCTTCGTCTCGGAGCTGGACGTAAATGTGCGAATAATATCGACTGATTGTCTAAACATGATCGGCCTCCGTTCTATTTTTGCGGTGGAAAATAAGGATTTAAGCAGTAAGGTACAAGGCTGTTATGCTTGTCTTTCAACTGCTGCACATAAGCGGCAATTTGCACGAAAAATTCTTCGCTTAAGAGCGGGTAGCGAACGGTTCTCACTTGGCTTAGCCTGCTGTTATGGCGAATGACCATTTCGACGGATGCGAGTATATCCTGGCAGAAGCGTTCCGTGGGAACGACTCCAATAATCGCCTTGAACACCTCGGCATCCTCCTTCGGGTCCATAAGGTGGAACGGCAGCTTCATGTCAATATGAATGCCGTCGATGAGCGCCAGATCGAGCAAACGCTGCAGCTTGCCTGGAAAAGTTCCGTTGGTCATCACAATCATTTTTCCGTTGAAAATAGCCCGTACACGCCGCAGGAAGCTTTCCAGCTCCGCCGTGCTGCTGAGTAAAAATTCGCCTCCGCTGAACAATACAGCGTCGAACAGACCATCGCTG from the Paenibacillus sp. BIHB 4019 genome contains:
- a CDS encoding 4Fe-4S cluster-binding domain-containing protein, encoding MLTFYPQFIRTFTDLPGHLSLLIHSWNGCNMRCYGCHNDAELIAQQPIPHRLLTAEQTLERLSGSDGLFDAVLFSGGEFLLSSTAELESFLRRVRAIFNGKMIVMTNGTFPGKLQRLLDLALIDGIHIDMKLPFHLMDPKEDAEVFKAIIGVVPTERFCQDILASVEMVIRHNSRLSQVRTVRYPLLSEEFFVQIAAYVQQLKDKHNSLVPYCLNPYFPPQK